Below is a genomic region from Echinicola rosea.
ATTGCTGTATAAAATACACTGTGTTTACAACTTCCTAAACGAACCCGCTCGAATTCGGAAGCAGTCATATCGAATGGATAGCTCCAAAACAATCCCATATGATGCATTTTGTAAGCGTTATGGTCATTGATTATTTTTGCCAATTTCATTCGATTAGGTTCGGTAATCGTATCCCTCAATGTCTGCCATTTATCCCATAAGGATATCCTCCAGTTTTCCGGAACTTCTGTTCCAATTCTGTAAGGAAGAACATAGTCGCAAAAATCCTCAAAGGAAAGGTTCTGGCACCATGGTAATGTCTCCCTTGCGATAAATGCCTGATCGATATGATCAATTACAAAATCAGCATCTAAATTATGCAGATCAAAAAAAACTTGAGTGTATTCAATACGGGGATTCCCCATGGCTTGCTTTAATGAATCCCAATATTTTCCCAAACTTTTTTTATAATCAAAGTTAACGTGTTTTCCGGCCTCCCATAGGTGCTGAATGGTATCAAAAAGAGGCTTATATTTCTCCTTTTCTTCTCCACCAAACCAGTACTTCCCTTCCATATTTCCGATAAGAAATTTCGCAGCTTTCAATTTCTCTTTGTCTTCGGCATCTTTATAATAATGGAGGATCTTTTCTAGTTCTTCCTTATTGTTCCCTGATTTTTCCAAAACCCTTTCGTAGGGTTCTGATTTACAAAATGAACAGAAAACCACTATTAATAAAATAAAAATCCTTTTCATAGGTTTATTCCGTTTGGTTTACAATGGACATTATAAATTCGTAGTGACTTGGCCGACAAAATAAACTCTCTGGGCAATTGAATAAGGCTTTTAGTAGCCATTGATCCAAAGATTATCCGATAGACCCAAAATGTTACCAACATGACTGAGGGACTTCTCATTGGCTAAATTGTTATTAATGAAACTCAGATATGGTTAAGCAGATAAAAACAATCTCGTGCACTACTTTTGATCATAAGGCTTTCCAAATAAAGTATAAATTTCCTCTTGATCTTTTATAGAAATCAAACCTTTTGATAATAACACCCCCTCTCTTTTTAGCCACCTACAAAAAGTTTTAGTCGATACACCAAATTCGTTTGCCATTTCTTGCCTTGTTTTAAATTTTTCCATGGTATTAGTTATTTTCAGTCGAAATAATGGTTCTTTACTTCCAACAAAAGAATCACATTCATGGGGATGTTGGCTATTTATTTTTTAATTCAAAAAGATATAAATACAAAATTAGGCATCAGAATATTTAAATAACAGACCAAAAGCTGACTAAATCATTAAAAAACAAACAATAAAATGGTAATTCACTCCCCTTTATACCTCTAAACAATTAAAGTGTTAACAACTCCTTTCTGAAGAGGAGGTCCACCATATGGCAAAATCAGTGTCGTTTATAATTATTACAATAATTAAACAGATGCCAACCAATAATCAAGCTGTTTCACGACCATTCCATACTCCTTCATAGGTGGTAACAAGTTAAAACCACCCTTACGATTTTCAGCATCATTTGCTTCAGGCATATTTCGCAAACCGTCCATAAACCTGCATATCTGCTTCTCAAGTTTTGCTTAACATTATCACCTTATTTAACCCGCTTTATGTATTAGGAATCGTTATGAGAGCTGAAACTACAAAAAATCAGGTTGTTTGGAGATTGAATCATCCGCCGCGGCGGATGGTGCAATCGAAAACAGCAGCGAAGCAACTGATTTTGTCCGCCGCGGCGGATCAGGTCGCAATAGATACGTTAGTGCATAATGCGGGTTCAATGCCGTTTAGTTAGTGTGTATCTGGAAAATATGGGTTCTATATTTTTCCCTTGGGCAGTTATTTTTCTAGCTAAATCCCTAGGTGGTTTTCATCCCTTTACCTTTGTTACTTTTTTGCTTCAGGGCAAAGT
It encodes:
- a CDS encoding helix-turn-helix domain-containing protein, with protein sequence MEKFKTRQEMANEFGVSTKTFCRWLKREGVLLSKGLISIKDQEEIYTLFGKPYDQK